The Haladaptatus cibarius D43 genome window below encodes:
- the kynU gene encoding kynureninase translates to MDTGEADARRRDENDSLSHLRDRFHVPDGELYMDGNSLGAFSKDAEEALSNAVDEWREQGIRGWTDADPDWFHYGERLGDRLAPLVGARESEVVVSNSTTVNIHALFSTFYDGGEVIVNELDFPTDHYAIRSQMQSRGVDPEENLVVVESRDGRTIGEEDVIDALSDETAILFMPSVLYRSGQLLDIERLTEAAHEHGALAGFDLAHSVGAVPHELSNWNVDFAVWCSYKYLNAGPGAIAGLYVNERHFGETSGLAGWWGHDKDTQFEMNATFTPAENAGAWQIGTIPVFSAAPLFGSLEPFSEIGIEAVRAKSLELTDYLIELIDDIPECEVGTPRDPVRRGGHVAVEHEEAYRINEALKARGVVVDFRPPNVVRVCPAPLYVGFHDVWQVGEHLREVVETNEYESFDTRGGGVT, encoded by the coding sequence ATGGATACCGGCGAAGCAGACGCCAGACGACGGGACGAAAACGACTCTCTGTCCCATCTGCGCGACCGATTTCACGTTCCGGATGGCGAACTGTACATGGACGGCAACTCTCTCGGTGCGTTTTCCAAGGACGCGGAGGAAGCGTTGTCGAACGCCGTGGACGAATGGCGCGAACAGGGAATCCGCGGGTGGACGGATGCAGACCCCGACTGGTTCCACTACGGCGAGCGTCTTGGCGACCGACTCGCGCCGCTCGTCGGTGCGCGGGAGTCGGAAGTCGTCGTCAGCAACTCCACGACCGTCAACATCCACGCGCTGTTTTCGACGTTTTACGACGGTGGCGAGGTCATCGTCAACGAACTCGACTTCCCGACCGACCATTACGCGATTCGGTCACAGATGCAGAGCCGGGGCGTTGACCCCGAGGAGAACCTCGTCGTGGTGGAAAGCCGAGATGGCAGAACTATCGGGGAAGAAGACGTTATCGACGCCCTTTCCGACGAGACGGCAATTCTGTTCATGCCGTCGGTTCTCTACCGGAGCGGCCAACTGCTCGACATCGAACGTCTCACGGAAGCGGCCCACGAACACGGCGCGTTGGCGGGATTCGACCTCGCGCACTCTGTCGGAGCGGTGCCGCACGAACTGTCGAACTGGAACGTGGATTTCGCCGTCTGGTGCAGTTACAAATATCTGAACGCCGGGCCGGGGGCGATTGCTGGCCTGTACGTCAACGAGCGCCATTTCGGCGAAACGTCCGGATTGGCTGGCTGGTGGGGTCACGACAAGGACACCCAGTTCGAAATGAACGCGACGTTCACACCCGCCGAAAATGCAGGTGCGTGGCAAATCGGGACGATTCCCGTGTTCAGCGCGGCCCCGCTGTTCGGGTCGCTCGAACCATTCTCCGAAATCGGTATCGAGGCAGTTCGAGCGAAATCGCTCGAACTGACCGACTACCTAATCGAGTTGATTGACGACATTCCGGAGTGCGAAGTCGGGACGCCGCGCGACCCGGTACGACGAGGTGGCCACGTCGCGGTCGAACACGAGGAAGCGTATCGAATCAACGAGGCGCTCAAAGCCCGCGGTGTCGTCGTGGATTTCCGACCGCCGAACGTGGTTCGCGTGTGTCCGGCACCCCTCTACGTCGGATTCCACGACGTGTGGCAGGTCGGAGAGCACCTTCGGGAGGTCGTCGAGACGAACGAGTACGAATCGTTCGACACTCGCGGTGGAGGTGTGACGTAG
- a CDS encoding DUF7563 family protein, whose amino-acid sequence MSKADHSNTEVSHSSTEASHHSRPAWNPGNGDESRLIACQNENCGNKHLDPKFARIFGGEDGTVFACPECTSWASLRQGAAANPTFIPRVRFDGRGLHR is encoded by the coding sequence ATGTCCAAAGCAGACCATTCCAACACCGAAGTATCGCATTCCAGTACTGAAGCCTCACACCACTCCCGACCGGCGTGGAACCCCGGCAACGGCGACGAGTCGAGACTCATCGCCTGTCAGAACGAAAACTGCGGCAACAAACATCTCGACCCGAAGTTCGCCCGCATCTTCGGCGGCGAAGATGGCACCGTCTTCGCCTGCCCGGAGTGTACCTCGTGGGCGTCCCTCCGGCAGGGTGCCGCCGCGAACCCAACGTTTATACCGCGGGTTCGATTCGACGGCCGCGGACTCCACCGATGA
- a CDS encoding helix-turn-helix domain-containing protein — protein sequence MSTIAEMELPAQEFALRKTLENVPDAEFDIVRVAAHDNDRVLPYLWATADDFETLDEALCDDPSVDEVTLLEDLGDERLYRMNWVEQIRVVIHLLVEEEATVLNLRGKENRWRLRTLFPNRDALSATYEFCEETGLTLDLRNIYEMSDQRHGLFGLTEEQHETLMMALESGYYDVPRDATADDLAGDLHISHQAVSERLRRGHRSLVKNALAVGPGDGRN from the coding sequence ATGAGTACCATCGCGGAAATGGAGCTCCCAGCACAGGAGTTCGCACTGAGGAAGACGTTGGAGAACGTACCGGACGCCGAGTTCGACATCGTTCGCGTTGCGGCCCACGACAACGACCGCGTGCTTCCGTATCTCTGGGCGACTGCGGACGACTTCGAGACATTGGACGAGGCCCTTTGTGACGACCCGAGCGTGGACGAGGTGACCCTGCTAGAAGACCTCGGCGACGAGCGACTGTACCGAATGAACTGGGTCGAACAGATTCGCGTCGTCATCCACCTCCTCGTCGAAGAGGAGGCGACGGTGCTGAACCTCCGCGGCAAGGAAAATCGGTGGCGACTTCGCACCCTGTTCCCAAACCGGGACGCTCTCTCGGCGACCTACGAATTTTGCGAAGAAACGGGCCTGACCCTCGACCTGCGGAATATCTACGAAATGAGCGACCAGCGCCACGGGCTGTTCGGCCTGACGGAAGAACAGCACGAAACGCTGATGATGGCGCTCGAATCGGGATACTACGACGTGCCGCGGGATGCGACCGCAGATGACCTCGCCGGTGACCTCCACATCTCGCATCAGGCGGTTTCGGAACGTCTTCGCCGTGGACATCGAAGTCTCGTGAAAAACGCACTCGCGGTCGGTCCCGGTGACGGGCGGAACTGA
- a CDS encoding twin-arginine translocation signal domain-containing protein, translating into MSENKNHDTKNVESTERRSFMKKGALATGALALGLGSAGTSAAQENEALVYTYAYHPGVQFRVENTLEQTTVIQLLQLPGGGNVPEISQPDDYSGWVIRYNLGNGGAAITTVMFSQNANLSADDQGQFSGDATIFSSELNLLSTTLQTGGGGGGGNTTTTTQGNGGGGNNSSA; encoded by the coding sequence ATGTCCGAGAACAAAAACCACGACACGAAAAACGTCGAATCGACAGAACGGCGGTCGTTCATGAAAAAAGGGGCGCTCGCGACGGGCGCACTCGCGCTGGGCCTTGGAAGCGCCGGAACCAGTGCCGCACAAGAAAACGAAGCGTTGGTTTACACCTATGCGTACCACCCGGGCGTCCAGTTCCGCGTCGAGAACACGCTAGAACAGACGACGGTTATCCAGTTGCTCCAACTACCGGGCGGTGGCAACGTGCCCGAAATCAGCCAGCCCGACGACTACAGCGGATGGGTCATCCGCTACAACCTCGGCAATGGAGGTGCCGCGATTACCACGGTCATGTTCTCGCAGAATGCAAACCTCAGCGCGGATGACCAAGGGCAGTTTTCGGGAGACGCCACCATCTTCAGCAGTGAACTCAATCTGCTGAGCACCACCCTCCAGACGGGTGGTGGCGGCGGTGGCGGCAACACCACGACCACGACGCAAGGAAACGGCGGTGGCGGAAACAATTCGTCCGCCTGA
- a CDS encoding acyl-CoA synthetase: MQIDYQRERAEFEWDIPETYNLPAVIESHAKEFGHRLAIKFRDDEGGEETRTYSDLRDDMNRFANALESLGVGEGDRVMHLLPRHPDVFAIQLGALKRGAILVPCSAMLKPKDLQFRANDCEATTIVCHDELTEMVEPILDETPLDTMVVLDGSRTGNWESFAAVVDGESTEHDGPDIGAQSPMSINYTSGTTGQPKPVLHRHRWMHCFERVNGRYWWGVEQGTDFEDELLWATTGTGWAKWFWSPVGVALTTGASQLIYRGDFDSETFLSLMEEEGVTRLCAVPTQYRMFTQEDDMAEYDLSLTEVVSAGEPLNREPIQAFDKAFGVTPRDGYGQTETVALVTNYPGIDVKPGSMGKPTPGLGTTIIDTVDDEEVEPGEIGEIAVPVDSPAIFDSYFEKPNLDKKTFSGAYYRTGDLASEDEDGYFFFEGRADDIIISSGYRIGPFEVEDALIGHSAVAEAAAVGSPHTERGNVVKAYVILADGYEGSDELVEELQEYMKEETAPYKYPRRIEFVDELPKTSSGKIRRIELRDKEQAKFG, encoded by the coding sequence ATGCAAATCGACTACCAGCGCGAACGTGCAGAGTTCGAGTGGGATATTCCGGAAACGTACAATCTCCCGGCAGTCATCGAGTCGCACGCCAAGGAGTTCGGCCACCGACTCGCAATCAAATTCCGCGACGACGAGGGAGGTGAGGAAACGCGAACTTATAGCGACTTGCGGGACGATATGAACCGGTTCGCCAACGCCCTCGAATCGCTCGGCGTGGGCGAAGGCGACCGGGTGATGCACCTTCTCCCGCGCCACCCCGACGTGTTTGCGATTCAGCTTGGGGCGTTGAAACGCGGCGCGATTTTGGTGCCGTGTTCGGCCATGCTGAAGCCCAAAGACCTCCAGTTCCGCGCGAACGACTGCGAGGCGACGACCATCGTTTGCCACGACGAGTTGACGGAGATGGTCGAACCGATTCTGGACGAGACGCCACTCGACACGATGGTCGTATTGGACGGGTCGCGGACGGGCAACTGGGAATCCTTCGCTGCCGTGGTCGATGGCGAATCGACCGAGCACGACGGGCCGGACATCGGCGCGCAATCGCCGATGTCGATCAACTATACCAGCGGGACGACTGGCCAGCCGAAACCAGTGCTTCATCGCCATCGCTGGATGCACTGTTTCGAGCGCGTCAACGGACGGTACTGGTGGGGCGTCGAACAGGGAACGGATTTCGAGGACGAGCTTCTGTGGGCGACGACGGGCACCGGATGGGCGAAATGGTTCTGGAGTCCGGTCGGCGTCGCGCTGACCACTGGCGCGTCGCAGTTGATTTATCGGGGCGATTTCGACTCCGAAACGTTCCTCTCGTTAATGGAAGAAGAGGGCGTCACCCGGCTCTGTGCGGTGCCGACACAGTATCGAATGTTCACGCAGGAAGACGACATGGCAGAGTACGACCTCTCGCTGACTGAAGTGGTTTCGGCGGGCGAACCGCTGAACCGCGAACCGATTCAAGCATTCGACAAGGCGTTCGGCGTGACGCCGCGGGATGGCTACGGCCAGACCGAAACCGTCGCGCTGGTGACGAACTACCCCGGCATCGACGTGAAACCGGGAAGCATGGGCAAACCGACGCCCGGACTCGGAACGACCATCATCGACACCGTAGACGACGAGGAAGTCGAACCCGGCGAAATCGGTGAAATCGCGGTTCCCGTAGATAGCCCCGCGATTTTCGACAGCTACTTCGAGAAGCCGAATCTGGACAAAAAGACGTTCTCGGGTGCGTACTACCGAACCGGAGACTTGGCGAGCGAAGACGAGGACGGCTACTTCTTCTTCGAAGGCCGGGCGGACGACATCATCATCTCGTCGGGCTACCGAATCGGCCCGTTCGAGGTCGAAGACGCGCTCATCGGCCATTCGGCGGTTGCGGAGGCCGCCGCGGTCGGCAGTCCCCACACGGAGCGCGGAAACGTCGTCAAGGCCTACGTTATTCTCGCGGATGGCTATGAAGGAAGCGACGAACTCGTGGAGGAACTACAGGAGTACATGAAAGAGGAGACTGCACCGTACAAATATCCGCGCAGAATCGAGTTCGTGGACGAACTGCCGAAAACCTCCAGCGGAAAAATCAGGCGTATCGAACTCCGCGACAAGGAGCAGGCGAAGTTCGGATAG
- the yciH gene encoding stress response translation initiation inhibitor YciH, protein MAVAKDDFNSITGLPEELGIDEDLGRTEQRLTIRIEKRRYDKPVTIVEGFDTDSVDLKELASELKRKMATGGTIQDEAIELQGNHRERVEEVLREKGYAVE, encoded by the coding sequence ATTGCCGTGGCAAAAGACGACTTCAATTCCATCACGGGACTACCGGAAGAACTCGGCATCGACGAGGATTTGGGGCGAACCGAACAACGCCTCACGATTCGAATCGAAAAACGACGCTACGACAAGCCGGTGACTATCGTGGAAGGGTTCGATACCGATTCGGTTGACCTGAAAGAACTCGCGTCGGAACTCAAGCGAAAGATGGCGACCGGCGGAACGATACAGGACGAAGCAATCGAACTGCAAGGCAATCACCGCGAGCGAGTGGAGGAGGTTCTGCGGGAGAAGGGGTACGCAGTCGAGTAG
- a CDS encoding alpha/beta hydrolase, whose amino-acid sequence MDDEMAAAVERIEAMGVPPWHAMSVESARRIEDDVFTPNEREEIHFVRDLSIPGPEGDIPIRVYRPDVADVPVVVFYHGGGWVLGTLDSIDGVCRELAKRSECVVVSVDYRLAPEHPFPAGVDDAYAALEWVEEHADSFGGDPTKIGVAGTSAGGNLAAVTALRAHEFDGPRISHQCLLYPITNHDFGTDSYAENADGPLLTRADMAWFWNRYLRSPVDGANPFASPLRTDDLSGLPPATVVTCGYDPLRDEGIAYADRLAEEDVPVRHHHYAEMAHGFLSLTDSVSTADEAMGSVATSIRENLE is encoded by the coding sequence ATGGACGACGAAATGGCCGCCGCAGTCGAGCGAATCGAGGCGATGGGCGTTCCACCGTGGCACGCGATGTCTGTCGAGAGCGCCCGCAGAATCGAAGACGACGTGTTCACTCCGAACGAACGGGAAGAAATCCATTTCGTCCGCGACCTCTCGATTCCCGGCCCGGAGGGTGACATCCCGATTCGCGTCTATCGGCCCGACGTAGCGGACGTTCCCGTCGTCGTCTTCTACCACGGCGGCGGCTGGGTGCTGGGAACGCTCGACTCAATCGACGGCGTCTGCCGAGAGTTGGCGAAACGGTCGGAGTGCGTCGTCGTCTCGGTCGATTACCGGCTCGCGCCGGAGCATCCATTTCCGGCGGGCGTGGACGACGCATACGCGGCGCTCGAATGGGTCGAAGAACACGCGGATTCGTTCGGCGGCGACCCGACGAAAATCGGCGTTGCGGGCACGAGCGCAGGCGGAAACCTCGCGGCGGTTACCGCGCTCCGCGCCCACGAGTTCGACGGCCCGAGGATTTCGCATCAGTGTCTTCTGTATCCCATCACGAACCACGATTTCGGCACCGATTCCTACGCCGAAAACGCGGACGGCCCGCTGTTGACGCGGGCGGACATGGCGTGGTTCTGGAACCGCTACCTCCGCAGTCCGGTCGATGGAGCGAACCCCTTCGCGTCGCCGCTTCGCACGGACGACCTGTCGGGACTTCCGCCCGCAACCGTCGTCACCTGCGGCTACGACCCGCTTCGGGACGAGGGAATCGCCTACGCCGACCGACTCGCCGAGGAGGACGTGCCGGTTCGACACCATCACTACGCCGAGATGGCGCACGGCTTTCTCTCGCTCACGGATTCGGTTTCGACCGCGGACGAGGCGATGGGTTCGGTGGCAACGTCGATTCGGGAGAATTTGGAGTAG
- a CDS encoding DJ-1/PfpI family protein, which produces MSGKKLLMIVGDFGEDYEIMVPFQALQAVGHEVDAVCPDKDGGDTVKTAVHDFRGDQTYLETRGHDFALTTAFDDVDPADYDGLVVPGGRAPEYLRSYDEVIEVVQHFDDENKPIAAICHAAQILAAADVIEGRTCSAYSALKTDVEDAGGEYYDGVTTDGNLVTGRDWGDHVEWISQFLDVLGTNIEHEEVVTADD; this is translated from the coding sequence ATGTCCGGAAAGAAACTCCTGATGATTGTCGGCGATTTCGGCGAAGATTACGAAATCATGGTACCGTTCCAAGCACTGCAAGCGGTCGGCCACGAAGTCGATGCAGTGTGCCCCGACAAGGACGGCGGCGACACGGTGAAAACCGCAGTTCACGACTTCCGAGGTGACCAGACGTATTTAGAAACGCGAGGGCACGACTTCGCACTTACAACTGCGTTCGATGACGTAGACCCCGCCGACTACGACGGACTCGTCGTCCCCGGTGGTCGCGCACCTGAATACCTCAGAAGTTACGACGAGGTTATAGAGGTCGTCCAGCACTTCGACGACGAGAACAAGCCCATCGCCGCAATCTGCCACGCCGCCCAGATTCTCGCCGCGGCGGACGTTATCGAAGGCAGAACCTGTTCAGCCTACTCCGCACTAAAAACCGACGTCGAAGACGCCGGTGGTGAGTATTACGACGGTGTGACGACCGACGGAAATCTGGTTACTGGCCGCGATTGGGGCGACCACGTCGAGTGGATTTCCCAATTCCTCGACGTGCTGGGAACGAATATTGAACACGAAGAAGTAGTCACTGCCGACGACTGA
- a CDS encoding Rossmann-fold NAD(P)-binding domain-containing protein has translation MRRFPVFGVFGNGDYRVQPIYASDVTDIAIEHGQRNEDVTIDVAGPDVYSFEELLREFAELLDVRCRILHLPPTFAYAGVKLLELVVDDTILTWDEATVLMDGYLATDTPPRGTTKFNDWVRENAELLGSDYVSFRERHGQ, from the coding sequence ATGCGACGGTTTCCGGTGTTCGGCGTCTTCGGAAACGGCGACTATCGAGTGCAACCAATTTATGCAAGCGACGTTACCGACATCGCAATCGAACACGGCCAGCGAAACGAAGACGTCACTATCGACGTTGCTGGCCCGGATGTGTACTCCTTCGAAGAATTACTCCGTGAATTTGCCGAACTGCTCGACGTTCGCTGTCGGATTCTTCACCTTCCACCCACATTCGCATACGCTGGAGTGAAATTGCTCGAACTGGTCGTCGATGACACGATTCTAACGTGGGACGAAGCGACGGTTCTCATGGACGGCTATTTGGCGACAGATACGCCACCACGAGGAACGACGAAATTCAACGACTGGGTGCGCGAAAATGCGGAATTGCTCGGAAGCGACTACGTTTCGTTTCGAGAACGCCACGGTCAGTGA
- a CDS encoding DUF5805 domain-containing protein has protein sequence MAKETERTVVKTYIPKYQKEEWQSHADELDMSQSEFVRAMVQAGRRGFDMNPVQAPEEGSNPGGDELKTRLLETLAAEENLSWDELVERLAGDFEDRLEDVLNELQASNRVQYSGRHGGYTLVGGTDGRP, from the coding sequence ATGGCCAAGGAGACGGAGAGAACTGTAGTAAAAACGTACATTCCCAAATATCAGAAAGAAGAATGGCAGTCGCATGCCGACGAACTCGACATGAGCCAAAGTGAGTTCGTCAGAGCCATGGTGCAGGCCGGAAGACGCGGTTTCGATATGAACCCCGTGCAGGCCCCTGAGGAGGGGTCGAACCCCGGGGGAGACGAGTTGAAAACACGCCTGCTCGAAACCCTCGCGGCAGAGGAAAATTTGTCGTGGGACGAACTGGTCGAACGACTCGCCGGAGATTTCGAAGACAGACTCGAAGACGTGCTGAACGAACTACAGGCTTCGAACCGAGTGCAGTACAGCGGACGCCACGGAGGATATACACTCGTCGGAGGTACCGATGGCCGCCCGTAG
- a CDS encoding DUF2182 domain-containing protein, producing the protein MNTNTDGLYRLTNKLFDASIDRTTAVVVGMIGLDALWWLFLYTGNVPMPGMMWLMKQGVPMAAPGAMELGVFHVGTLGAIVGYVVMWGVMMWAMMYPPMARFTRDYADVLRGSNVSVAATVGTFLAGYNAVWALSAVVPLTFHAVLPGGIHGFTQAHIHIVIGGVLALTGLYQLSTLKQSRLRTCCARVEPQKANISDGLKKGVEHGVSCILVCLGPFFLLMPFFGEMNYFWMVALTTVVTVERLPSTWGKEFSIATGVVSLVAGLLVLLFQPSLPLSFVM; encoded by the coding sequence ATGAATACGAATACAGACGGGTTGTATCGCCTCACGAACAAACTGTTCGACGCCAGCATCGACCGCACGACTGCGGTCGTCGTCGGGATGATTGGGTTGGACGCCCTCTGGTGGCTCTTTCTCTACACCGGGAACGTCCCGATGCCGGGGATGATGTGGCTGATGAAACAGGGCGTCCCGATGGCCGCGCCGGGTGCGATGGAACTCGGCGTGTTCCACGTCGGTACGCTCGGCGCAATCGTCGGCTACGTCGTCATGTGGGGCGTAATGATGTGGGCGATGATGTATCCGCCGATGGCGAGATTCACGCGGGATTACGCAGACGTGCTTCGCGGGTCGAACGTCTCGGTCGCCGCAACTGTCGGGACGTTTCTCGCCGGATACAACGCCGTCTGGGCGCTTTCCGCGGTCGTCCCGCTGACCTTCCACGCTGTGCTTCCGGGCGGTATTCACGGATTCACGCAGGCACACATCCATATCGTCATCGGTGGCGTCCTCGCGCTGACGGGTCTCTACCAGCTCTCGACGCTCAAACAGTCCCGCCTTCGAACCTGCTGTGCGCGCGTCGAACCGCAGAAGGCGAACATCTCGGACGGCCTGAAAAAAGGAGTCGAACACGGCGTGAGTTGCATCCTCGTCTGTCTCGGCCCCTTCTTCCTGTTGATGCCCTTCTTCGGCGAGATGAACTACTTCTGGATGGTGGCGCTCACAACGGTCGTCACGGTCGAACGACTCCCTTCAACGTGGGGCAAGGAGTTCTCCATTGCAACCGGCGTCGTCTCCCTCGTTGCTGGCCTCCTCGTCCTCCTGTTCCAGCCATCCTTGCCACTCTCGTTCGTGATGTAA
- a CDS encoding DUF7835 family putative zinc beta-ribbon protein encodes MKSKPDSSEMAERCDSCGNETPHAVSIEIRTENEGAKNSAFSREPYRISTCVVCGDETSQRMNDR; translated from the coding sequence ATGAAATCCAAACCGGATAGCTCGGAGATGGCGGAACGATGTGATAGCTGTGGCAACGAGACGCCGCACGCTGTGAGTATCGAAATTCGAACCGAGAACGAGGGCGCGAAAAACAGCGCGTTTTCGCGGGAGCCGTACCGGATTAGCACCTGTGTCGTCTGCGGGGACGAGACGAGTCAGCGAATGAACGACCGATAG
- a CDS encoding tyrosine-type recombinase/integrase: MAARSPDTPNPDDPVGYFLQDLLYHGKSERTRNAYKRVLRRFETFLTDRDENPSGRSVAPEAATQRDCMAWIHTLRGDHAESTIATYASYLHRFYGYMTQVGAFESNPMALVVEEMHESIDKDPMRREISVMGMQKFVSAVTHPLERAVFFTLLKTGMRVGEVSNLDLRDVNLADEDARAAYSLGERPQLDGRPDSIFVASDAVRGQVINGEERTASNKRKRETIVPVDGELRRVLVRWLAIRPDAQSPAEPLFVSTSGDWGTRLTPKMIRNIVERHARERGWYRTGGGAEENVTPHYFRHFFTTHLRDRTGDRGIVKYLRGDVASDIIDTYTHNWGDRVREVYEANIYTLS; the protein is encoded by the coding sequence ATGGCCGCCCGTAGCCCGGACACGCCGAATCCCGACGACCCAGTTGGATATTTTTTGCAAGATTTGCTTTACCACGGGAAAAGCGAACGAACCCGAAACGCCTACAAGCGCGTTCTACGGCGTTTCGAGACGTTTCTCACCGACCGCGACGAGAATCCCTCGGGGCGGAGTGTCGCGCCCGAAGCGGCGACACAGCGCGACTGCATGGCGTGGATTCACACTCTCCGCGGTGACCACGCCGAAAGTACCATCGCCACCTACGCCTCCTATCTGCACCGGTTTTACGGCTACATGACCCAAGTCGGCGCGTTCGAATCGAATCCGATGGCGCTCGTGGTCGAAGAGATGCACGAGTCAATCGACAAAGACCCAATGCGGCGCGAAATTTCGGTGATGGGCATGCAAAAGTTTGTTTCGGCGGTGACACATCCACTGGAACGTGCTGTTTTCTTCACTCTGTTGAAAACCGGGATGCGTGTCGGCGAGGTGAGCAACCTCGACCTCCGGGACGTTAACCTCGCCGACGAAGACGCGCGTGCCGCCTACTCGCTCGGCGAACGCCCGCAACTCGACGGCCGCCCCGACTCGATTTTCGTCGCCTCGGATGCGGTCAGGGGCCAGGTCATCAACGGCGAGGAACGAACCGCCTCGAACAAACGAAAACGCGAAACCATCGTTCCGGTGGACGGTGAACTCCGACGAGTGTTGGTTCGATGGCTTGCAATTCGACCGGACGCCCAATCACCTGCCGAGCCGCTGTTCGTCAGTACGAGCGGCGACTGGGGAACGCGACTCACGCCGAAAATGATTCGGAACATCGTGGAGCGCCACGCCCGCGAACGCGGATGGTATCGAACCGGCGGCGGTGCGGAAGAGAACGTCACACCCCACTACTTCCGGCATTTTTTCACGACGCATCTCCGCGACCGAACCGGCGACCGCGGTATCGTCAAATATCTCCGCGGCGACGTGGCGAGTGACATCATCGACACTTACACGCACAACTGGGGCGACCGCGTGCGGGAGGTGTACGAGGCAAACATCTACACGCTGTCATAA
- a CDS encoding beta propeller repeat protein, producing the protein MSGALGCYDVDAGKKYDYSAPMEKTSTWEAIAVKGKRGSEVLRIANGSGEVLPVTTDDDGCPKWGEVVKPGSGSTIPALDFGEKRAFAVDTSGNAFEERKKGWKDIGVKNAQVNFFDVHAGDGSLLIAGGGGRIYRYDRACENWTPIDAGEGALHAIAGDDSKLVVAGASGHVYERVFGDGRRRSNTPAEADLQAVTVGDVDVAVGAGGTIIER; encoded by the coding sequence TTGTCCGGCGCGCTCGGCTGTTACGACGTGGATGCAGGCAAAAAGTACGACTACTCCGCGCCGATGGAGAAGACGAGCACGTGGGAGGCCATCGCGGTCAAGGGAAAGCGCGGAAGCGAAGTCCTCCGGATTGCGAACGGTTCCGGCGAAGTGCTCCCGGTCACGACGGACGACGACGGCTGTCCGAAGTGGGGCGAAGTCGTCAAACCCGGAAGTGGTTCGACGATACCCGCGCTCGATTTCGGCGAGAAACGCGCCTTCGCCGTGGACACCAGCGGAAACGCCTTCGAGGAACGGAAGAAAGGCTGGAAGGACATCGGCGTGAAAAACGCGCAGGTGAACTTCTTCGACGTTCACGCCGGAGACGGAAGCCTTCTCATCGCGGGTGGCGGCGGACGAATCTACCGCTACGACCGCGCTTGTGAAAATTGGACGCCGATAGACGCCGGAGAGGGCGCGCTCCACGCAATCGCTGGCGACGACTCGAAACTCGTCGTCGCTGGCGCGAGCGGGCACGTCTACGAGCGCGTTTTCGGCGACGGGCGGCGACGGTCGAACACACCCGCGGAGGCGGACTTGCAAGCCGTGACAGTCGGCGACGTTGACGTCGCTGTGGGCGCTGGCGGAACTATCATCGAACGATGA